The Chroicocephalus ridibundus chromosome 4, bChrRid1.1, whole genome shotgun sequence genome contains the following window.
ACTTGGCACCCACACGACAGGCACAGCCGAGCCGGGACACGGCGGCTACCAGGGAGGTGGGCAAAGGCTACGGGTGAGACGAGCTGGCCGGTTCCCTGCCCGGCTGGAGCTGGGCACCCACTTGCCCCATTTTGGCACACACAGCGGTGGCGAAGCAGGCGGGCACACAGAGGGGGGGGCGTGGGGGCTGCCTTCATCTTAGCCGGAGAGTTCGTAGAGGagttggggggacacggggggaggaCCCTGGGGAGAGGTGCTGAGCTACACCGCGTGCCCAGCGCCAGCTCCgtgctggaggctgggaggggacggcAACGCTGCAGCCGTGCCCGCTCCGCAGCCGGCGGGTGAGACTGACACCAGGCGTCCTCCTGGCCCCGGGACGTAGGGGGGGTGACAACGACGAAGAGGAGCAGGGGCACGCAGGAACCCAACCCAATAAATTAGAggcggggtgggaaggggggtgggggggggggaaaggagggggcgCGAGCGCGCGGGCAGCGGGTCAGAGCCCGTTGGCGGAGCGCTGGATGAACGGCACTTTGCTGAGCTCCACCACGGGTGAGCGGGGCTTGTTCTGCATGCGCGGCAcccgctgcagcagctgctgggcctGGCGCTGGGCGTCCCGCAGCTCCTTCCGCCACTGCACCAGCTCGGGGTCGCTCTGTGCAGGCCAGGGCACGGGGTCAGGATGGGGCTCCCCAGGGTGCCAGGGCAGGGTACAGGGTGGCCAGGGGGGACCCCGGGGTGCCACGGCTCTGGGGTTCCCCCTAACTTTTAGTATTCATGCCCCAGGATGGCTAAATGTGCAGGGCTAGTGGCTAGCAGTTGGCAGGAGAAGGTGGTTGGTGCCCAGCCGGGGATAGCTAGTGATACCCCGGAGGTGGCTAGCACCCAGCAGAGGGGATGGCTAGCAGCTAGCAGGAGGTGACTAGAGCCCAGCAAAGTTGCTCTCCCAGCAGGAGCAACTGGCACCCAGGGGAGATGGCCAGCAGGGGTAGGAGGAGGCTAGCGCCTGGCAGGGGTGGCCAGTGACCCCAGGGAAGGGTGGTCAGCCCCAGCGGGTGACCCGGGGCACACTCACATCGCACTGCAGCACGAACTGCTTGCCGCCGCGGATGCGGAGCAGGATGCACTTGCGCTCCTTCACCTGCGTCTCCTCCACTGAGTCGATCTCCTCCATGGTGAGCAGGGACTGCTGGGGGGACAGGCTCAGCCCGGCCCTCGCCCCCAGACCTCTGTGCCCCCCCTCCAGACCTCCCCTACCTGCCCCCCTACCCCTCGCAGCACCATGTCTGCTTGTGCACATCCCTCGCCTCCCGTGTCCAGCACACCCTGATGCCTGCCAGTGCCAGGGTGCGCCCGCTGGCCCCGCACtgccctgtgtgtgtcccccccctcgcccgccTTACCGGCGACTCGCCCTCCCCGCGCCACTCCAGGCGGTTGGGGAAGAGGTAGAAGTAGCGGCGTTGCCACTGCGTCAGGAAGGGGTTGCCCAGCTTGGCCATGTACCCGTGCATGATGCAGTCCTTGCCCATGGCGTACTCTGTGCGTGCCGCGCCGGGGAGAGGCAGGgtcagcccggggcggggggccaggcagagctgagggggtggcaggggttgggggggatgACACCCGGCCCCACTCACCCTCCTCGTGGCCCAGCTGCTTGTTCTTGGCCTTTTTGCGAGCCTCCAGCTTGTCGGTGTCAGCGTTGACGGCTTCGAAGACGGTCTCCgtcacctcctgctgccaccgCTCCGAGATGGTGAGGGGGAAGTTGCGGTAGAGCTCCTGGTCGCTCTCCAGTagctggcaggcagggaggcatCGGCGGGTcagggggctgctgccaccttagCCCTGCCACGCTCATCCCCTCTGTAACCCCCCCCCAGCTACCTTGATGCCCTTCGTGTCCTCCTCATCGAAGGAGCCGATGTCGAAGGCGTCGGCCGCATTCACCTCGCCGCGGGGTGGGATCAGGGGGGGCGGGTACTGCAGGCAGGAAAGGAGTTTTAGAGCAGTGGCTGCCAGTGCTCCCGTGCCCCTTCCCGGGCATTGTGCCCCTCACCTTCTGCAGGAAAACCATCTGCCAGTCCAGGCCCTTGAAGAAAGGCTCCTCCTTCACctcctgagccctggggagcgAGGGGAGTGAGCACTGCAGGCGCCAAGCTGCTGCACCAGCacaccctccttccctgcctgccttctgctccAGCCCCGGTGCCCGCCGTGCCCACCAGGACTCAGCCCCGGTGCCCGCCGTGCCCATCGTGACTCACCCCCGCCCCATGCAGCCCAGCCGCCGGTTGACATCTCGCTGCAGCAGCCCCTCGAGCAGGGAGCGCAGCTCGGGGGAGAAGGAGTCCGGCAGTTCGACGGCCTGCGGGAGAGGACATGGTCATTCACACCGTGAGCACGCAAGCCCCCCTGCAGACCCCCACCAGTGCATGGCAGGGGCGGGCACAGCAGCAGAGGGGTGCTCATGCCCTCTCCACACCTGCCTCAGCCCTCCTGGGCACAGGGGGTAAGGGCCGGGGTGCCCCAACTCACCATGGTGAGGGTCATACGGTCGATCTCGTGCTTGTCCTTCGTCTTGTGCTGCCGAAAGGGGCTGTGCCTGCGGCCGTGAGGGGAGAGGAGAACTCAGTGGTGCCCACCCGTGCCCACCTGCGCCCACCCGTGTCCACAGGCTCACCCCCGGAGCAGCTTGAAGAGCATGCAGCCCAGCGAGAACCAGTCAGCGCTGCTGTCGTACGCCACTCCTTTCTGCAGCACCTCCGGAGCCATGTACCCATGGGTGCCCCTGCAGGGGCACAGAGCGGGGTCaggggctgtgccaggcaggcgggcagggcaggcagaggcgcaggcacaCTCACACACTGGCATGGGGCTTCTTTTTGGAGAAGTCGCAAGCCAGGCCCAGGTCTGAGATGCGGACGTGCCCAAACTCGTCCAGGAGGATGTTTGCCGGCTGCCAAGACACCGTGCCACCCTTGAGCCCAAGGGTTGCCCACGGGCACAAGGTGGGCAGCGAGGCTGGGGGTGCCCACACCGGTCAGAGTGGGGTGCTCTGTGAGATTTGGGGGTGTCTGTGGGACTGCGAAGTGACGGTGGAGTCTGTGAGTGCCCCCCCCAGGTCTCAGGATGCCTGCGGGGTCCTAAGGGTGCCCATGGAGTCTGGGGGGGTTCCTGAAGGGTCAGAGGTGCCCATGGGAACTGGGGGTGCCCTCTGGGCTTGGGGAGTGCCCACAGTGTCTGAGGGCTCCTGCAGGGTCTGTGGGCACCTGTGACACCTGTGGGTGCCCACAGGGTCCTGGGGGGATGCTCTACAGGGCCCAGGGATGCCAATGGGGACTCTCGACACCTGCAGGGTCTGAGGATGCCCGTGGGGGTGTGGGTGCTCGGGATGCCTGCAGGGTGCCTGTGGGGTCGGTCACCTTGAGGTCACGGTACACCACAAAGCGGCTGTGCATGTGCTCCAGGCCCAGGATGATCTCAGCCGCGTAGAACCTCATCTCCGCCTCCGAGAAGACGCCGTGCTGGGACAGGTGATAATGCAGGTCTCCCCCTGCGGTGACAAGGACCAGTTGTCACCCTAGCACTGTCCTCTGCAGCCCTTCGAGCCTGTGGCTCAGGCCAGCCATGGCCCTGGGGCCAGGGATCAGCCACTGGGTCCCTTGGGACTCACCGTTCATGAGGTCGAGGATGAAGCTGAGCTTGTCGGGTGTGTGGAAGGCGTACGACATGCACACGATGAAGGGGCAGTCCTGGCAGGAGAGACGGGGTCACACAGCGCCAGCGGTGGCCCGGGAACACCCTCCCTCACCGTCCCTCTCCCCTCGCTCGTGCCACCGCCTGCAGCcgggctgccagccctgcccgatGCCTGTGTCCCCTCACCCCAGTGCTGACAAGGGACAGCATGATGCGCTCGTTGAGGGCCAGGGTCTCGCCCTGCTTCATCTTGATGCGTTTCTTGTCCAAACACTTCATGGCGTACCTGGGGGCAAAGAGTCCCTGCAGGGTCTTGCTGCTGCCCGTGGCCTCGATGCCACAGCCCGCCTCTGCCCATGGCCACGGTCCCACGTCCCTCCAGTGCCACCGCCGTGccgccacagccctgccctgcccacggTCCCTCCAACCACAGCCACACCGTCGCATCCCTccactgccagcacccacagccacATCACCGTATCCGGCTACCACCCACGGCCGTGACGTCCCCGTATCCCCCAGAGACCCGTAGCCATGGCAATCCTTCTGCAACCCCCTAAACATCTGTCGTCACGGCAACACCACTGCAGCTGCCCTCGGGACCACCACCACGGCCCCAGTGCCCCGCCACGTCACAGGCGGATCCCTCTGACCCCCCGTGACCAAGCAACCCCTGTTACATTTTTCCCGTATCTGCTTTCCGGCAGCCGTAGACCTCCCCGAAACCGCCGCGGCCGATGATTCGGTGAACGCTGAAGTCGTTCATGGTGAGCTGGAAGGGGGTGAGAAGGAGGCAGGGGTGAACCTGGACGTCTGGGTGCCACAGCACCTGCCCTGCACCAAGAGCTGTGTGTGTCCGTGCTGgtggggggcccccccccccaccctgcctcagtttccccaggtgAGGAACACGGTGGATGCTCCACATGTCCCTGTGAGCATGGTCAGGTGTGGGAGAGCCACCTGTGAGTGAGTGAAAGCCCCCGGGGGTGTGCGAGGGTGCCCGCACCAGCCCTAGtgagccctggggcagcagcctTGTCACTGTGCCCACATTTCCCCTCCCTGGAAGTGCCCGGGGTGCCCCGAGGCGCAGGGGTCCCTGCTCACATGGATGTTCAGCTCCACGTTCTTCCACTGGCAGAACCGCGTGAACTTGTCACTGCAACGAAGCACAGAGAGGGCAAGAGTGGAGCCCCTGGAGAGACCCCCCGCAAGACCCATCTCAGGGCAGAAGGGCCCCTTGGACTTGTCCGGAGACAGGCAGCACCCCCCGGAACCCCCGTCTGGGAACAGAGGGACCCTGGGCCAGACCTGGGGATGAGAAGAGCCCCCTGAGTCCCTGGTCTGGAGACAGACACCACATGAGCTCCTATCTAAGAAGGGACCCCTGGCCCCTCTCTGGGCCAGGAGACCCTGGTCCCCAGTGGGATGGGACACCCCGATTCGCGTGGGACTATCCCCCATCTCACCTCTCAATGAATTTCTGGAAGATGCCCCCACGCAGGTTCTGGCAGATCTCCTCAATGtagggctggggggacacaggacTCAGTGCTGGGTCTCCAGGGCCACCCAGGTCACCCGCACCCCTCAGGTCCGATCACTACGTGAGGTCTCCTCCACCCCTGGGATCTCACATATCCCCATGCTGGCACCTTGCCACTGACAGGCCCCTGGCttctgccacccagggccacctgTGTCTCTGGGGACCCCAACGTCACCATCCCGTGGACCACACTGTCACCCTAGGTCACCTCTATATCCAGGGTCCCAATCACCACCTTCTGATGAGCCCCCCCGTCTTaactccagcccccagccccatgagGACCCCCAGCAATCCCCCTCACTTCCAACCTGCCGGGGAGCCCCTCACCATCCCTTGGGGTCCCTCTACCTTCTgggacactccaccacctccagGGGCCTCTCTCACCAGCCCCTCATAAGGATTAACCCTCCAAGTACCAGGGGTGGCAGGGACCCCCTCTCTGTCCCGGGTAATGCCCACCTGGAAGAGGTCTGGGGGCACCTGCTTCTTGCTCAGGCGGCTCTGGACATGCTCTGTGGCACTCTTGGAGAAGGGCTGTGAGGCAAGATGTGACTGTGTTACCCTAGGCAGAAGGGACAGGGGCACAGGGACAAGGCCTGCACAGCAACGGCACTCACGTGGGAGCAGGCCAGCAGCTCCTTCATGATGTAATGGTCAAAGATGTGGCGGCTCTTGGCAGCTCGCTCCTCCTCTGAGTCCAGCTTCTCGTACTTCTTGATCTGGCAAGGGCACAGCTCCCGTGGCACAGGggcacgcagcccccaggcctgcaCCAACACTGGGCACAGCCCTCACCCCACACAGGGCTGGGCTGCCCCTGGGACCTGGTACACCAGGAACATCCGTGTCCACATCCCGTGGACACCCCATGGTTATCACGTCCCCATGGGACCCAGAGCATCACCTCCTGGCCCCCCGGGCACTGTCTCCCTTGAGTAATCCGCATGCTTTTGGTAACACGTCTGTGTGCATTGTAGGTACCAAATCCCACCCTCAACCCTCCTCATGACCACGGGGATCCATCCAGGTGGATCCCCCCATCTCACCTCCTCATAAAACTCCATCAGGGGTTTGGCCTCCTCTGCCTGGTTAAAGGCGAAGTCCCGGAAGAGCAGGTACCCTGGCAGGGACAGAGCCATGGTGTGagagctgcctgccccagggcagcagtGTGTGCCCCAGAGCCCGGgccaagggggacagggatgtcccctGGGCCTGCCTGTCCCCACGGCCACTCCCATGCCAGGCTCGGGGAAGTGCCAAGCTGGAGACTGGCCAGGGTTTGGCAGTGAGGCAAGGACACGGGGAGGAGCAGTGCCACAGGGCACGGGTGCGGTGAGGTAGTGAGAAGATCGGTGCagtggggcagctatggggcaggggcACAGGCGGGCACTGTGGAACAGGCTGCCGTGGGGCGGACGTGCCCGGAAACCACTAGAGCCGGCAGGAGGAAGTGAGAGGCGCTTCCTGCCCCGGACGGTTAGCGCCGACACTTGGGGAAGTGACGGGGCGGGGGACATAGGGTGGGGGACGTGGCGCAGGGGGTTGTGTCACGCAGCCCCCAGGCACCTCTGCCCAGCCCAGGCCCACAGCCCCCTTGCTTCCCCCAGGCCATGCCAAGGGCAGAGGGGAATGGCCACAGCCACTACCACCGTCACCGCTGCCACCAATCCAGCCCCCAAGCCCTCCCACGCTGGTTCCGTGTTTGTGGGCGCTCTTCCACGTGACCTCCCTTGTGTCCCCTGTGTTACCcgcagcccctgtgtccccatctcACCGATCTTCTGCGTGAAGATCTTGTCGAACGTCACCTCTCCCCGGTCCTCCAGGTACTTCTGCATGACGCTGCGGATGCTGGGGAGACACCAGAGGGGCTCAGCACCCCGCCTGCCCCCGTGCCCCCTGGCAgacacccccagtgtcccccatgcCTGCCCTGTACCCACCgtgcctctcctctcctgctcctcctgtgtccccaagccctgttgGCATGCGTGCCCTCCCATCTTGTGTGTCCCCCTGCCAACTGTGACATGTTGCTGGGCCCCAGTGAGGGTCAGGCACAGTGTGCCCCACACGCTAGGGTTCAAGGGAGGTTGGGGAGGAGGCTACCCCCCAAAAATTCCTCCCCGCTGCACAGCGTGCTGTgcggtgcgtgtgtgtgtttgtgcaaagGGAAGTTGTGGAGCGGGTTGTGTGGGCAGGAGGGGGTGTGCACGCGAGAGCAGCaacggcgcgggggcggcggggagcaaCACAACGcggcatgtgtgtgtgcacagggctgtCAGGGTGACCAGCTGAGCCCCTGCGTGCGTGCTGATGTACTCCACGTGTGCACGTGCGGCcacatagaaccacagaatggtttgggttggaagggaccttaaagatcacccagtgccaccccctgccctgggcagggacacctcccaccagcccaggttgctccaagccccgtccaacctggccttgaacccctccagggatggggcagccacagcttctctgggcaacctgggccaggggctcaccgccctcacagccaagaatttcttcctcagatctcatccaaatctcccctctttcagcttaaaacccttccccttcgtcccatggctcccctccctgatccagagtccctccccagctttcctggagcccctttagggactggaaggggctacaggtgtgtgcatgtgtaaccacacgtgtgcgtgtgcatgcagcacccccagcccccagcacacacgtgtgtgtacacacacacacacacacacacacacacacacacacacggctgcGGGGGTTGCAGGTGTGCCGGGATGGCGTGTTGCTGCGCaccggggacaggcagggctgggtgtgACTGTGTACCGGAGAGGGAGTGCCCGTGTGCCGCGCAGGTGaaccggggccgggggaggggggggtgcccAGCTTGGCCGCATCAGCCGGGGCCGGACCGCGaccgggcagcggcgggagggttccgcggcggcggggcctcaCCTGGGCTCGGGCAGGAGGATCCTCTTGCtggcgcgggcggcgggcgcagcGCGGCTCTTCTCCATGGCCATCAGGTAGCTCACGTCCGCCAGCACCGCCTCCAGGTCCGCCATCTTgagccgagccccgccgccggctaccgccggccccaccgcccgccggCCCGGACCCGA
Protein-coding sequences here:
- the GRK2 gene encoding beta-adrenergic receptor kinase 1 isoform X1 encodes the protein MADLEAVLADVSYLMAMEKSRAAPAARASKRILLPEPSIRSVMQKYLEDRGEVTFDKIFTQKIGYLLFRDFAFNQAEEAKPLMEFYEEIKKYEKLDSEEERAAKSRHIFDHYIMKELLACSHPFSKSATEHVQSRLSKKQVPPDLFQPYIEEICQNLRGGIFQKFIESDKFTRFCQWKNVELNIHLTMNDFSVHRIIGRGGFGEVYGCRKADTGKMYAMKCLDKKRIKMKQGETLALNERIMLSLVSTGDCPFIVCMSYAFHTPDKLSFILDLMNGGDLHYHLSQHGVFSEAEMRFYAAEIILGLEHMHSRFVVYRDLKPANILLDEFGHVRISDLGLACDFSKKKPHASVGTHGYMAPEVLQKGVAYDSSADWFSLGCMLFKLLRGHSPFRQHKTKDKHEIDRMTLTMAVELPDSFSPELRSLLEGLLQRDVNRRLGCMGRGAQEVKEEPFFKGLDWQMVFLQKYPPPLIPPRGEVNAADAFDIGSFDEEDTKGIKLLESDQELYRNFPLTISERWQQEVTETVFEAVNADTDKLEARKKAKNKQLGHEEEYAMGKDCIMHGYMAKLGNPFLTQWQRRYFYLFPNRLEWRGEGESPQSLLTMEEIDSVEETQVKERKCILLRIRGGKQFVLQCDSDPELVQWRKELRDAQRQAQQLLQRVPRMQNKPRSPVVELSKVPFIQRSANGL
- the GRK2 gene encoding beta-adrenergic receptor kinase 1 isoform X2 translates to MADLEAVLADVSYLMAMEKSRAAPAARASKRILLPEPSIRSVMQKYLEDRGEVTFDKIFTQKIGYLLFRDFAFNQAEEAKPLMEFYEEIKKYEKLDSEEERAAKSRHIFDHYIMKELLACSHPFSKSATEHVQSRLSKKQVPPDLFQPYIEEICQNLRGGIFQKFIESDKFTRFCQWKNVELNIHLTMNDFSVHRIIGRGGFGEVYGCRKADTGKMYAMKCLDKKRIKMKQGETLALNERIMLSLVSTGDCPFIVCMSYAFHTPDKLSFILDLMNGGDLHYHLSQHGVFSEAEMRFYAAEIILGLEHMHSRFVVYRDLKPANILLDEFGHVRISDLGLACDFSKKKPHASVGTHGYMAPEVLQKGVAYDSSADWFSLGCMLFKLLRGHSPFRQHKTKDKHEIDRMTLTMAVELPDSFSPELRSLLEGLLQRDVNRRLGCMGRGAQEVKEEPFFKGLDWQMVFLQKYPPPLIPPRGEVNAADAFDIGSFDEEDTKGIKLLESDQELYRNFPLTISERWQQEVTETVFEAVNADTDKLEARKKAKNKQLGHEEEYAMGKDCIMHGYMAKLGNPFLTQWQRRYFYLFPNRLEWRGEGESPSLLTMEEIDSVEETQVKERKCILLRIRGGKQFVLQCDSDPELVQWRKELRDAQRQAQQLLQRVPRMQNKPRSPVVELSKVPFIQRSANGL